CTGGCGCTGGTGGCGCTGCACCATGTTGACCCCCGACACGATCGCCCGGTTCTCCTTCGGGAAAACCTTCAGGACGTCGCCGGTCCTGCCCTTGTCGCGGCCGCTAAGGACCACGACCTTGTCGCCCTTGCGGATCTTCGCCATCGACATCACAGCACCTCCGGCGCAAGCGATACGATCTTCATGTGGTTCTTCGCCCTGAGCTCGCGCGGCACCGGGCCGAAGATGCGCGTGCCGATCGGCTCCTTGTTGTTGTTCACCAGCACCGCGGCGTTGCGGTCAAAGCGGATGACGCTTCCGTCCGGCCGGCGGATGTCCTTCGCGGTGCGCACGACGACCGCCTTCATGACGTCGCCCTTCTTCACGCGGCCGCGCGGGATGGCCTCCTTCACCGACACCACGATGATGTCGCCGACCGATGCGTACTTTCGCTTCGACCCGCCCAGCACCTTGATGCACTGCACCCGGCGCGCGCCCGAATTGTCGGCGACATCGAGATTCGTCTGCATCTGGATCATGGCCGGCCTCTTCTTCCTTTTCGTCGTGCGGCCGCAGCCGCACCTTGCCTGTTTCCTGCGCTACCGGTCCGGCCTCAGTCCGCCAGGGCGACCCAGCGCTTCAGCTTCGAGATCGGTGCGCACTCCTCGATCCGTACCTGATCCCCGACCTTGAACCGGTTCTCGGCGTCGTGGGCATGGTACTTCTTGCTCGTGCGGACCACCTTGTGCAGCAGCGGATGCGTGTAGCGCCGCTCGACCTCGACAACGATCGTCTTGTCGTTCTTGTTACTGACGACGGTTCCGCTCAGAATTCGCTTTGGCATGTCTTAGGACCTCAAGCCTTGCCCGCCGCGCGGCTCTTGCCGCCCAGCACGGTCTGCACGCGCGCAATGTCGCGCCGCACCTGGCGAACCCGCGCGGTGTTCTCGAGCTGGCCCGTCGCCTTCTGGAAGCGCAGATTGAACTGCTCCTTCTTCAGCTTGGCCAGCTCGTCCCTGAGCTCGTCCACGGTCTTCGACCAGACCTCGCTCGCCTTCATCTCGCTCACTCCGCTCACTCGCTGGCGCGCTGCACGAAGCGCGTCTTGATCGGCAGCTTCGCCGCCCCAAGCCGCAGCGCCTCGCGTGCCACGACCGGCGGCACCCCGTCGATCTCGAACATGATCCGACCTGGCTTCACCCTGGCGACCCAGTACTCCGGCGCGCCCTTGCCCTTTCCCATGCGCACCTCGGTCGGCTTCTTCGACACCGGCACGTCCGGGAAGATGCGGATCCACACACGGCCGGCGCGCTTCATGTGACGCGTGATGGCGCGCCGCGCCGCCTCGATCTGCCGGGCAGTGATCCGCTCCGGCTCGAGCGCCTTGATGCCGAAGGAGCCGAAGGTCAGCAACGTGCCGCTGGTGGCGACGCCGTGAATGCGGCCCTTGTGCTGCTTGCGGAACTTGGTGCGCTTGGGTTGAAGCATGGTTCTTCTCTACTTCAGGTCCTGTGCCCGTCTTCAGCTGTGCATCTCGCGCCGGCCACCGCCGCTGCGCCCGCCGCTCTCCGCAACTTCCATCGCACGGCGCTCGGAGGCCATCGGATCGTGCTCGAGAATCTCGCCCTTGAAGATCCACACCTTGACACCACACGTGCCGTAGGCCGTCACGGCGGTCGCCTCGCCATAGTCGATGTCGGCGCGCAGCGTGTGCAGCGGAACCCGACCCTCCCGATACCACTCCATGCGCGCGATCTCGGCGCCACCGAGCCGACCGGAGCAGTTGATGCGGATGCCCTCGGCGCCGAGCCGCATTGCCGACTGCACCGCCCGCTTCATGGCGCGCCGGAACGAGACCCGGCGCTCGAGCTGCTGGGCAATCGAGTCAGCCACCAGATTGGCGTCGATCTCCGGCTTGCGAACCTCGACGATGTTGAGATGCACTTCCGACTGCGTCATCCGAGCGATCTTGCGGCGCAGCTTCTCGATGTCGGCGCCCTTCTTGCCGATGACGATGCCCGGACGTGCGCTGTGGATCGTCACCCGGCACTTCTTGTGCGGACGCTCGATCACGATCTTCGATACCGCCGCCTGCTTCAGTTCCTTCTTCAGCATGTCGCGGATCTTCAGATCCTCGTGCAGCAGCGACCCATATTCGCGCTGCCCGGCGAACCAGCGGGAATCCCAGGTACGGTTGATCCCGAGCCGGAGCCCGATCGGATTGACTTTCTGGCCCATCAGGCGGACTCCTCGACTTGCCGCACGATGATCGTCAGGTTGGAGAACGGCTTCTCGATCCGACCGACGCGTCCGCGCGCCCGCGGCGTCCAGCGCTTCATCACCAGCGCCTTGCCGACGAAGGCCTGCGACACGACGAGGTCGTCGACGTCGAGGTCGTGATTGTTCTCCGCATTGGCGATCGCGGATTCCAGCGTCTTCTTCACATCCCGCGCGATCCGCTTCTTCGAGAAGGTCAGATCGGCCAACGCCGCCGAAACCTTCTTGCCGCGGATGGAGGCCGCCACGAGATTGAGCTTCTGAGGGCTTACCCGGATGTTGCGGGTGACGGCCTTCGCCTCGTTCTCGGGCAGGGCGCGCTCGCGAGCAGCTTTGCCCATGGCCTATCTCCTCTTCGCCTTCTTGTCAGCCGCATGCCCGTAGTAGGTGCGCGTCGGCGAGAACTCTCCGAACTTGTGGCCGACCATGTCCTCCGACACCAGCACCGGCACGTGCTTCTGACCGTTGTAGACGCCGAACGTCAGGCCAACGAACTGCGGCAGGATCGTCGAGCGCCGGCTCCAGATCTTGATGACCTCGTTGCGGCCCGAAGACCGTGCGGCCTCCGCCTTCTTCAACAGATAGCCGTCGACGAACGGCCCCTTCCAAA
The window above is part of the Tepidamorphus gemmatus genome. Proteins encoded here:
- the rplN gene encoding 50S ribosomal protein L14, with protein sequence MIQMQTNLDVADNSGARRVQCIKVLGGSKRKYASVGDIIVVSVKEAIPRGRVKKGDVMKAVVVRTAKDIRRPDGSVIRFDRNAAVLVNNNKEPIGTRIFGPVPRELRAKNHMKIVSLAPEVL
- the rpsQ gene encoding 30S ribosomal protein S17 is translated as MPKRILSGTVVSNKNDKTIVVEVERRYTHPLLHKVVRTSKKYHAHDAENRFKVGDQVRIEECAPISKLKRWVALAD
- the rpmC gene encoding 50S ribosomal protein L29, whose protein sequence is MKASEVWSKTVDELRDELAKLKKEQFNLRFQKATGQLENTARVRQVRRDIARVQTVLGGKSRAAGKA
- the rplP gene encoding 50S ribosomal protein L16; this translates as MLQPKRTKFRKQHKGRIHGVATSGTLLTFGSFGIKALEPERITARQIEAARRAITRHMKRAGRVWIRIFPDVPVSKKPTEVRMGKGKGAPEYWVARVKPGRIMFEIDGVPPVVAREALRLGAAKLPIKTRFVQRASE
- the rpsC gene encoding 30S ribosomal protein S3 is translated as MGQKVNPIGLRLGINRTWDSRWFAGQREYGSLLHEDLKIRDMLKKELKQAAVSKIVIERPHKKCRVTIHSARPGIVIGKKGADIEKLRRKIARMTQSEVHLNIVEVRKPEIDANLVADSIAQQLERRVSFRRAMKRAVQSAMRLGAEGIRINCSGRLGGAEIARMEWYREGRVPLHTLRADIDYGEATAVTAYGTCGVKVWIFKGEILEHDPMASERRAMEVAESGGRSGGGRREMHS
- the rplV gene encoding 50S ribosomal protein L22 — its product is MGKAARERALPENEAKAVTRNIRVSPQKLNLVAASIRGKKVSAALADLTFSKKRIARDVKKTLESAIANAENNHDLDVDDLVVSQAFVGKALVMKRWTPRARGRVGRIEKPFSNLTIIVRQVEESA
- the rpsS gene encoding 30S ribosomal protein S19, whose amino-acid sequence is MTRSVWKGPFVDGYLLKKAEAARSSGRNEVIKIWSRRSTILPQFVGLTFGVYNGQKHVPVLVSEDMVGHKFGEFSPTRTYYGHAADKKAKRR